The sequence TCCCCAGAACTCCTTCTCCTTTGTCTGCAGTTTTCTGTTCCTTCAATGTTAACATATCATTGCTCTGTCTTCTGTTCTCTATTGTCTGATTATATTCCGGTAgcattattttaaaatgcctTGACAGTTTGTGCACAATTAGTCAGCTGTTCAGCTGTCCTGTACAACTAAAACATCTGCCCCTCAAATCGTAGAGCTGTTGTCTGCTCTAAACCGAGGTTTTGTCTTGAATGCTGGCAGAATGAAGGGGGAAAAACATGAGTGGTGTAATCCTTTGTCCTCAGgcgaccaaaaaaaaaacctcctgtTGTCTAGACGATTGTCAGCGATGCTTGTGTGTCTGCCTTTGACACCCTCGTGTTCTTCCTCAAGGGGGGTGAACTttctgaaagaaaaataaagaaaaaacacaaaatctTTGTTTTGATGACAAAATGTAAAGCTTCAATAAAAAACTTcttaatgtgtgtatgatgttagATGGGTAATTCCAGCAATATGTTTGGGTGAcctgagtaggcctactaaacacATTGGTTTTGCATAGTGTCTTGGGTGCTTTCTGTAACCTGCCCCATTAACTCTCCTTTTTACTTTTGCTTTCTTACACACCATGCTAAGTGCTTGcagaatgttgttgttgttgttgttgttgttgtttgttgtttatatTCCAGTTACATTCTCACTCTTCCAATTTCATCCAGATAAATGTAGACTAGTAGCATTAAAGCATGCCTGCCTGAAAACTTTCACTTTGTTGTTTGCTGCCCTGCTAAACCATGATGACTGCACTGCTGTGTCACCTCTCATTTTCTACTGAATGTTTTGACTGAACCTTGTGCTAATCTGTGAAACACCTGCCCTCACCTAACCGTTaaccccacctcacccccaccccttcatcccctcctgctttgtgttgtgtttgcatGGTTATGGCTTTGACTAAAGATGGCACCGGTGCAGCTGCTCCCTCATATCCGACCCACGCTGATCACGCCTGGGCTTGTGAGCATGACCGGCCCCCACGCCACTGGCACCCACCCAGAGACAgacgctctccctccctctcgcctTCCCCAtcgccctctcctccctctgatTCGGAATACCGTCCCGACCGGTATCCCGATGAGCGGTATCCCAATGACCAGTATCCCGATGACCGGTATCCCAATGACCAGTATCCCGATGACCGGTATCCTGACGACAGGCCTCCAAGGCGGGGGAGCCGGCCGACCCCGGTGGTGGGCCCGGCGGAGACCGTGGCACCAGGCGCTCCCTTCTCGGGCAGCTGGGCGGACGCCCTGCGCCTGATCAAGCAGGACATGAGCGAGCAGGGCTACGTCAGCTGCAGCTCCGAGGATGAGCTGCCTGCCTCGCCCCTCCGCAGGCTGGAGAGGGTGGTGCGGAGCCAGGAGCAGGAAGATGCCGCCGAGCGCCGCCAGAGCTGCCGCCGCGTAGGGGACCGGGGGGAGGACCGGCGCAGCAGTTCGGGCTACGGAGACGAGCGAGGGTGGAGGTCCGAGCCCCGAGCTCTCAGGCACTCGGCCAGCGTCCGCTACAGCTCCCCGGGCGATGGGCGACCGGCTCGGCCGCTGGAGCGCGTTGGCAGCTGGGCCTCGAGTCACAGCAGCGACAAGCATGTACACTTCAAAGACGACAGGAGGCGCTCTAACAGCTACCACAGCGATGGCAGACGGGCGTATGAAGGAAGTTATGAAGGCTTTAGGGAAAGGGGTGGTGTGGTGACTTACAACGGAGAATCACGGCTGGCTAACAGCAGAAGCAGGGGCCATCAGACCTATCCAAGTGACGATAACTGGAATCGCCAACAGCAGGTTCCACCCCTGCAAAGGAACGCCTTTGCCAGGCGCAGTTACCACGGTGACGCCAGGCGGAGCCAGAGACACTCTTTCCGGGACGGCCGTAGCAACGGCTACCACTGGAACGGTACCTCCAACTCTCGCTGCATCCCTGAGGAGCGTGGAGAAGAGCCGATGGAGGGGTCTGGCCTGAGGGAGCGGTCAGCCTGGGACAGAAGGAGCTGCCGGAGCTCCAGAGAGCACAGAGGCCACCTCGACTCCCCAAGGCACCAGCTGGCCCCGCGCAGGAAGGAGGGGGACTCCTCGGGAGCTCGGCGCTGCCACAGCGAGCGCAGGCCAGCGGGGCACTGGCATCGGGGGCCGGGCGGTGAGGATGGGTTCAGCTCGGGGGAGGAGGGCgtgtgggagaggagagtgggcaGTCACACCACACCTTCACACAGAACCACCGACACAGGTAACCCTGGCGCCATGGCTCAATCCTCTTGGCCGGCCTACTCTAACCGACCGACCTGACCTGCCTACCTGTCATATCTGCATCTGTAGATCTCTCTGCATCTGTTTGTTGCCTGTCTGCTCTCTTTCATCATCAAAACTTACCATGCCTTTGATCTTAACCCCGCAGTCCATataagggattgtgtgtgtgtgtcttttttttttttttctctctggtggtttgtgtatgtgtatataaacCCAGAACTGCTTTGAAATTGGGTGTTTACATGCAACGTgtattaaaaaaaggaaaaaaaaaacattttaatcttgatacattttaatttctttttttgtacATTTCATTCTTCTTGGGTTCTAATATAGATAATTTCCGtagtccattttctctctcaatctcttgaTGTTCCAGTCCATTGACTCAATGTCCCTGATTCTGTTTCATGCTACAGGTCAGCTCAGTTCCTGCTGTTCACACCTCCCTTCTTTACTACTTCATAATTATATCTGCCTGTCTGTTGGTTTTACGTCATGGACTTTATTCTATGGCTAGGGGTGGGGGTGATTCATGCTTATAAAGATCAAGGCCGAGGCTGATGTTCGAAGCACGCACAGTACTGTGAAAATGTTTATGCTTCTTATGTTTGATGCCATTCATTATTCTTTCAGGAGAAGTAgaattaatgtaaaataaatgtaacaATATATTGGGAACAAGAACAATTTTAAAGGAACTTTTTAAAAGGTCATGATGCGGCTGGGTTCTTTTTACATATTTAGAAGAAGAGATTGGTAAATACCAACCTCCTTACTGGAGTTTTAGGAAGTCATAAACAGGTTAGCTCAATAAgcaacacaatacatttggacTTATTTGGAACAGTACTATAGTTAAAGCTAAATTTCCACACCTGTTCCCCTTTGGTGGTGATGTTTAAGTTTGTTACATAGTGATTCTGATGAATAGTGTTCAATGTGGTTTCTTAAACACCATGTGGCTTTtccacagtactgtatgtgtctgagaATATATCCAAAGTTTCCCTTTACGACAGTAAATCAACCAACTTCAGTTTATCACTCACACAATCTGGTTGCTTTTACCACACCCTCTAAGGTCGTGTTTTTTTTCACCCTGGGGCTAAGCAGCAGACCAGCAGCCCCTGTCCTTCTCCGTTCTTCTCTGTAAGGaaaacctcctctcctccacatcCGCAGGTGTGCCTGTAAGGCCCAAGGGCCCCCCCCTGGCCATGGGGGACCTGCAGCAGGTGCTTCTGGACGAGGAGCTGGCACGCAGGCtccaggaagaggaagagcgGCTCCTCAGAAGGGTGAGTCTGCTGCCCAGACCTCTGCCCTCTAAGCTTCTTGTCCTATGCTCCCACCTtcccctcccaccctccctctggAGATCTCTGCAGAAGTTTGTTCAGAAGGTTCTGGTTGATAGCATTGTGTTGCTTGGCTCTGTGTTTGGCATGGAGTTTAGACACTGACTTGTCCGTCTGACCTGTTCCTCTTTGCGTTTTGTCTTTCATTTCCACAGAGCCCCAGGCAGTCATCCCCGCCAAGAAGGGTGTACGTGGAGGGAGATTTCAGGGTTGCTCAAGAGGCCCAGGATGAggtgagaccccccccccccccccatcccatcccattaTATTCTATTGTGTGGCCTTTTTTCTGGAGTATTGGGGGTGGTCTTGATGGGAAGAATTCCATTCATACACCCATCATTCCCATCCACCCACCCTTGGACATccatttagagtgtgtgtgtgtgtgtgtgtgtgtgtgtgtgtgtgtgtcttgttgcAGGAAATTGCACGCTTCATTCAGAAACAGGAAATCAAGGCCAAGCATGGCTGGACGGAGGCGAATGCCCCAGAATTGAGTCCTGACGCTCACGACCCCTGCAGCGACCGGAGAGCTGCCAGGCAGAGacaggtaccccccccccccccctccatcttcCTCAGAACACCCTGACATTTGTCCCTGACCTGATAACAACAGGTCTGGGGCAGCAATTCATCCCATGTCTGATTTCTCACCTACTCCAGCTGTTACACATTTAATTAGCCGCAAGCCTGAGGGAGTCTGAGTCACCAAGCTGCTTGATATTTGTTATCTCCAGACAGACTTTATAATTTTCTCCAATTATCCAAGAATTTTCTGAATAAAATTGGCCGCAAGTCTGAGGGAGTCTGAGTCAAATGCTTGATATTTGTTATCCCCAGATAGACTTAATCATTTTCTCCAATTATCAACACAACATTTGTCATTTAATTTGTGCTGCAGTGCTAATCATTTTAAAACTCTTATACTGTACCTTATTTATGTGTGCTTCcatttaatgtaaaataatttgTTGTTGGCCTGACTTTCCAGAGATCCTCTCTCTGTGAAGCATTAAAACTGTTGAAGGTTGTTCTATTCAGAAGTTTCagaggatttaaaaaaaaaaaaaaaattttgcaCTGAGATCACCACACCTCTCCATGTCAACTCACTCATGATGTTTCAACAAACATGTGTCTAAGGCAGTGATCGTTTACTTTAGGTTGGCCCTTTTTTATCACCTTATTCCATGGAAGAATGGCAACATTAAGGCACAGCATTGGGCCCCTTTTACATTAGAAAAATTATCCGCTTTTCAAAAATGGGATACACAGGGATACACTGAAGGCCTTTTTGGCAAGTGTCCGAAAAGAAAAagcgaggaggaggaatgcACACCCAAGTAGAAGTGCTGTCCAGGAGGTTATCAGATTAAAGAGAGAGTAGCCGCACACTCTGATCTCATTATATATTTATTAAAGACTAAACATTGATAAAGGCTGTTTGCTGAGGTGTCAAAATTCAAGTGTCCAAAAAGACGTAGTGCTTCAGGACGCATTCACACTAGACCATTTGGTCCGGACCCGCGTTCGTTTGGACAGATGGTTCCGTGATTTTTGCTAATGTGAACACAGACCAGGGTCCGATAGAAAACAGTGGTCTGGGGTAGGGTCCGTTAGGACTCCGGTGCAGTTGGAAGGCTATCTGTTCCAGAACCAAGCCAAGCGATATTAGTAAAAAGGAGCTAGTGTTTTTGACATAAATGGATCCGGGACCACAAACAaaaatgcaatgtgaacgtAGACCAGCTGGTTCAGGGCTGGGGGGGAGTAACCACACTCGGGTACAGTCCAAACGGATCCAGTGTGAAGGCAACCTCAGAGTCGGTAGTAAGATTCTGTGCCATAATGGTACGACATGACTAAGGAAAACtccagtgattttttttttcacatagatgtTTGTTTCTCAAGGTTACCGAGGACTGTTGAtacgaaagaaaaaaaaaaacattggcgctacctagcttgagttgctgcatcCAACAGCTAGAGTAGCCAGGAAGCTACAGTGATACACTCTGGGGGGCATCTTTTAAATAATGCCAAAATGATTAATTACattttgtttgacatttttgtttgtcaagtaggcctatttgtctaGCTAGGAATTGGCAAGAAGAAGCCTTAAATGAGCTATAAATTATGACTGTAAGGCTGCGGTTACAAAAGCGCTCTCCTATGCAGCTGTAAACAAATGTCCATAAAGTGCTGTTGGCATCAAGCCTACTATAACCAGATCCAACAAACTGGGAGCAATAGGTggcagtggtagcgtagtggttaaggagcttggctagcatgcagtagtctgaaaatatgtgggttcaattccctgcTTCCACAgttatgcccttgagcaaggaacTTAACACtttggggacaatgtaatcccttgtaatagaaTTGACATAAGTCACTTTTgatgaaaagtgtctgctaaattaataaaaatgtaaatttagGGGCAGGCTACCTGGCCGCAGTGATTATTTACAAAAAAGCTATGTAAGAACACAACTTTATTACTTTCTTTTGCAGAGGGAAAGACTTGACTCCCAAGGCCTGCCTTCACCTCCAGAGGACTATCAACCTGACGAACAACCCCACAGCCCAGTCAGCGTGGCAGCGTGAGTTACGTGCCATGCTTTTGCATTCCATAATAGAGGGACGAGGCAGGACGTGCCCTTATTTGTGTGTATCTTTCTGTGCGTAATGCGTAGGTGGTAGAAAACTCCTATCTTGTTTGACTCTTGCGCAACTGTGTTTCCACCAACATGGTAACTGTATCTAAGCCAGCCAGAAAGATGCTTAGACAAGTGTGTCAGTGTAGCCGTGAAGCTATTCCATTCATCTTTAGTTCTTTGCACTACTTTTATACATTTACATGGCTTATAAATTTACctcaatgtaaaaaaaaaaacaacctaataaaaataatacaGCCACAGCCTTTGAATGTGCCACTTGCAGGAATCTCAGTAG comes from Alosa sapidissima isolate fAloSap1 chromosome 7, fAloSap1.pri, whole genome shotgun sequence and encodes:
- the LOC121713706 gene encoding serine/arginine repetitive matrix protein 1-like, which encodes MAELEIDQSNLPRVEEVCQSFAVLEDGALAHNLQEQEIEQYYSANVQKNQLVQRDIRIARRLQDEERHQLHHLSRQREEQDSEYARIVQEELQRCAEEARRREEEDQEIAKRIQEEEELGARRRGGCHSSARRDGTGAAAPSYPTHADHAWACEHDRPPRHWHPPRDRRSPSLSPSPSPSPPSDSEYRPDRYPDERYPNDQYPDDRYPNDQYPDDRYPDDRPPRRGSRPTPVVGPAETVAPGAPFSGSWADALRLIKQDMSEQGYVSCSSEDELPASPLRRLERVVRSQEQEDAAERRQSCRRVGDRGEDRRSSSGYGDERGWRSEPRALRHSASVRYSSPGDGRPARPLERVGSWASSHSSDKHVHFKDDRRRSNSYHSDGRRAYEGSYEGFRERGGVVTYNGESRLANSRSRGHQTYPSDDNWNRQQQVPPLQRNAFARRSYHGDARRSQRHSFRDGRSNGYHWNGTSNSRCIPEERGEEPMEGSGLRERSAWDRRSCRSSREHRGHLDSPRHQLAPRRKEGDSSGARRCHSERRPAGHWHRGPGGEDGFSSGEEGVWERRVGSHTTPSHRTTDTGVPVRPKGPPLAMGDLQQVLLDEELARRLQEEEERLLRRSPRQSSPPRRVYVEGDFRVAQEAQDEEIARFIQKQEIKAKHGWTEANAPELSPDAHDPCSDRRAARQRQRERLDSQGLPSPPEDYQPDEQPHSPVSVAAQQQPPVLNIAEALDPTFQAKRTENFQVGQPDLGVSEGLPQAQSGSYDVTEEPAFVQPTKRPNETKPSRTKAKEKKQNAKQKENCKQQ